From one Stigmatopora nigra isolate UIUO_SnigA chromosome 8, RoL_Snig_1.1, whole genome shotgun sequence genomic stretch:
- the lrch3 gene encoding DISP complex protein LRCH3 isoform X1: MAASVLLGSADNTGLGLAAGSGVAGGPGGPGGGGSGVGSVLVAGNNGLASAAAGPVPWNRSLERALDEASATGCLNLSGRKLKEFPRGAANHDLTDTTRADLSRNRLSDLPPEVCLLVSLESLNVYQNCLRSLPDHMINLQALTYLNLSRNQLSALPVVLCSLPLKVLIAGNNKLVALPQEVGQLRHLTELDVSCNEIRSLPSQVGRLEALRDLNIRRNHLVSLPPELAELPLVRLDFSCNKVTSIPLCYTRLSQLHTMVLDNNPLHTPPAQICIKGKVHIFKYLNTEASKTTSDLPELDRPPLNFASCSSADELYPGRPYGALDSGFNSVDSGDKRWSVNEELSDVAARATDIQWRRGGTGAPPLANGTHQPEQMDFIDGEDEEGAGGSASTTTTAAVAAAAAEGRSPVAGGGERASLSSQFMAYIERRIGNTGSPGKSNSPRTDDCRQPRAGRSVAADAAAAPHGSQLQRGGGVERMRREAQMAALRYDEERHKPRPPQRDLKSPDSETTYPSRRSTHTDDSALLVGEERGGPSPSDGGVPSRGGGGLRPESFLYRLGQREEKKRGDGQTLPQQQQQQGAEATSSASGHDGVLVERLRKNIESRLKVSLPADLGAALTDGVVLCHLANHVRPRSVPSIHVPSPAVPKLTMAKCRRNVENFLEACRRMGVAQSDLCLPLHILEEQGLSQVAATVGALLDLAPPRHAVASGAP, encoded by the exons ATGGCGGCGTCGGTGTTGTTGGGCTCTGCGGACAACACCGGACTAGGCTTGGCGGCGGGAAGCGGCGTTGCTGGCGGCCCCGGCGGCCCCGGCGGCGGCGGTTCCGGCGTGGGAAGCGTCCTCGTCGCCGGTAACAACGGACTGgcctcggcggcggcgggcccGGTGCCGTGGAACCGCTCGCTGGAGCGGGCTTTGGACGAAGCCTCGGCCACCGGCTGCCTCAACCTCAGCGGCAGGAAACTCAAGGAATTCCCCCGCGGCGCCGCCAACCACGACCTGACCGACACTACCCGGGCCG ATTTGTCTCGGAACCGCCTGTCGGATCTTCCGCCCGAGGTGTGCCTCCTGGTCTCTCTGGAGAGTTTGAACGTCTACCAGAATTGTTTGCGCTCTTTGCCCGATCACATGATCAACCTGCAGGCCCTCACCTACCTGAACCTCAG TCGCAACCAGCTTTCGGCGCTGCCGGTGGTGCTGTGCAGTCTCCCCCTGAAGGTTCTCATCGCGGGCAACAACAAGCTGGTGGCGCTGCCGCAGGAAGTGGGACAGCTGCGACACCTGACGGAGCTG GACGTCAGCTGCAACGAGATCAGGTCGCTGCCTTCTCAAGTGGGCCGGCTGGAGGCGCTGAGAGACCTGAACATCAGGAGGAACCACCTGGTCAGCCTCCCTCCAG AGCTGGCCGAGTTGCCCCTGGTGCGTCTGGACTTTTCGTGCAACAAGGTGACGTCCATCCCGCTGTGCTACACGCGCCTGTCGCAGCTGCACACCATGGTCCTGGACAACAACCCTCTACACACGCCGCCCGCTCAG ATTTGCATCAAGGGCAAAGTTCACATCTTCAAGTACCTCAACACGGAGGCCAGCAAGACCACTTCCGACCTCCCGGAATTGGACAGGCCACCTCTGAACTTTGCATCCTG CAGCAGCGCCGACGAGCTGTACCCCGGGCGGCCCTACGGAGCGCTGGATTCCGGCTTCAACAGCGTGGACAGCGGGGACAAACGCTGGTCGGTGAACGAG GAGTTGTCGGACGTTGCCGCTCGAGCCACCGACATCCAGTGGAGGCGCGGCGGGACGGGAGCGCCGCCGTTGGCCAACGGGACAC ACCAGCCGGAGCAGATGGACTTCATCGACGGCGAGGACGAGGAGGGCGCGGGGGGGAgcgcctccaccaccaccacggcggcggtggcggcggcggcggcggaggggaGGAGCCCCGTGGCGGGAGGGGGCGAGCGAGCCAGCCTCAGCTCGCAGTTCATGGCCTACATCGAAAGACGCATCGGTAACACG GGTTCTCCAGGCAAAAGCAATTCACCTAGAACCGACGACTGCAGACAACCCAGAGCCGGCAG GAGCGTGGCGGCGGACGCCGCCGCGGCCCCCCACGGCAGCCAGCTTCAG AGAGGCGGCGGCGTGGAGCGGATGAGGCGAGAGGCGCAGATGGCTGCCCTCAGGTACGACGAGGAGAGgcacaagccccgccccccacaGAGGGACCTCAAG AGCCCGGACAGCGAG ACCACGTATCCCTCTCGACGCTCCACCCACACCGACGACTCGGCCCTCTTGGTG GGAGAAGAACGAGGCGGACCGTCGCCCAGCG ACGGCGGCGTTCCCTCCCGCGGTGGCGGCGGCCTGCGTCCGGAGAGCTTCCTGTACCGCCTGGGCCAACGAGAAGAGAAGAAAAGGG GGGACGGGCAAACTTTGcctcagcagcagcaacagcaaggGGCGGAAGCCACGTCGTCCGCCTCGGGACACGACGGCGTGCTGGTGGAGCGGCTCAGGAAG AACATCGAGAGCCGCCTGAAGGTGTCGCTGCCGGCCGACCTCGGGGCGGCGCTGACGGACGGCGTGGTCTTGTGTCACCTGGCCAATCACGTGCGGCCACGATCGGTACCCAGCATACACGTGCCTTCCCCCGCCGTG CCCAAACTGACCATGGCTAAATGTCGGAGGAACGTGGAGAACTTCCTGGAGGCGTGTCGGAGGATGGGCGTGGCTCAG AGCGACTTGTGCCTGCCGCTCCACATCCTGGAGGAGCAAGGGCTCTCGCAGGTGGCCGCCACCGTCGGCGCGCTGCTGGACTTGGCCCCGCCCCGACACGCCGTCGCCAGCGGCGCCCCGTGA
- the lrch3 gene encoding DISP complex protein LRCH3 isoform X2, with product MAASVLLGSADNTGLGLAAGSGVAGGPGGPGGGGSGVGSVLVAGNNGLASAAAGPVPWNRSLERALDEASATGCLNLSGRKLKEFPRGAANHDLTDTTRADLSRNRLSDLPPEVCLLVSLESLNVYQNCLRSLPDHMINLQALTYLNLSRNQLSALPVVLCSLPLKVLIAGNNKLVALPQEVGQLRHLTELDVSCNEIRSLPSQVGRLEALRDLNIRRNHLVSLPPELAELPLVRLDFSCNKVTSIPLCYTRLSQLHTMVLDNNPLHTPPAQICIKGKVHIFKYLNTEASKTTSDLPELDRPPLNFASCSADELYPGRPYGALDSGFNSVDSGDKRWSVNEELSDVAARATDIQWRRGGTGAPPLANGTHQPEQMDFIDGEDEEGAGGSASTTTTAAVAAAAAEGRSPVAGGGERASLSSQFMAYIERRIGNTGSPGKSNSPRTDDCRQPRAGRSVAADAAAAPHGSQLQRGGGVERMRREAQMAALRYDEERHKPRPPQRDLKSPDSETTYPSRRSTHTDDSALLVGEERGGPSPSDGGVPSRGGGGLRPESFLYRLGQREEKKRGDGQTLPQQQQQQGAEATSSASGHDGVLVERLRKNIESRLKVSLPADLGAALTDGVVLCHLANHVRPRSVPSIHVPSPAVPKLTMAKCRRNVENFLEACRRMGVAQSDLCLPLHILEEQGLSQVAATVGALLDLAPPRHAVASGAP from the exons ATGGCGGCGTCGGTGTTGTTGGGCTCTGCGGACAACACCGGACTAGGCTTGGCGGCGGGAAGCGGCGTTGCTGGCGGCCCCGGCGGCCCCGGCGGCGGCGGTTCCGGCGTGGGAAGCGTCCTCGTCGCCGGTAACAACGGACTGgcctcggcggcggcgggcccGGTGCCGTGGAACCGCTCGCTGGAGCGGGCTTTGGACGAAGCCTCGGCCACCGGCTGCCTCAACCTCAGCGGCAGGAAACTCAAGGAATTCCCCCGCGGCGCCGCCAACCACGACCTGACCGACACTACCCGGGCCG ATTTGTCTCGGAACCGCCTGTCGGATCTTCCGCCCGAGGTGTGCCTCCTGGTCTCTCTGGAGAGTTTGAACGTCTACCAGAATTGTTTGCGCTCTTTGCCCGATCACATGATCAACCTGCAGGCCCTCACCTACCTGAACCTCAG TCGCAACCAGCTTTCGGCGCTGCCGGTGGTGCTGTGCAGTCTCCCCCTGAAGGTTCTCATCGCGGGCAACAACAAGCTGGTGGCGCTGCCGCAGGAAGTGGGACAGCTGCGACACCTGACGGAGCTG GACGTCAGCTGCAACGAGATCAGGTCGCTGCCTTCTCAAGTGGGCCGGCTGGAGGCGCTGAGAGACCTGAACATCAGGAGGAACCACCTGGTCAGCCTCCCTCCAG AGCTGGCCGAGTTGCCCCTGGTGCGTCTGGACTTTTCGTGCAACAAGGTGACGTCCATCCCGCTGTGCTACACGCGCCTGTCGCAGCTGCACACCATGGTCCTGGACAACAACCCTCTACACACGCCGCCCGCTCAG ATTTGCATCAAGGGCAAAGTTCACATCTTCAAGTACCTCAACACGGAGGCCAGCAAGACCACTTCCGACCTCCCGGAATTGGACAGGCCACCTCTGAACTTTGCATCCTG CAGCGCCGACGAGCTGTACCCCGGGCGGCCCTACGGAGCGCTGGATTCCGGCTTCAACAGCGTGGACAGCGGGGACAAACGCTGGTCGGTGAACGAG GAGTTGTCGGACGTTGCCGCTCGAGCCACCGACATCCAGTGGAGGCGCGGCGGGACGGGAGCGCCGCCGTTGGCCAACGGGACAC ACCAGCCGGAGCAGATGGACTTCATCGACGGCGAGGACGAGGAGGGCGCGGGGGGGAgcgcctccaccaccaccacggcggcggtggcggcggcggcggcggaggggaGGAGCCCCGTGGCGGGAGGGGGCGAGCGAGCCAGCCTCAGCTCGCAGTTCATGGCCTACATCGAAAGACGCATCGGTAACACG GGTTCTCCAGGCAAAAGCAATTCACCTAGAACCGACGACTGCAGACAACCCAGAGCCGGCAG GAGCGTGGCGGCGGACGCCGCCGCGGCCCCCCACGGCAGCCAGCTTCAG AGAGGCGGCGGCGTGGAGCGGATGAGGCGAGAGGCGCAGATGGCTGCCCTCAGGTACGACGAGGAGAGgcacaagccccgccccccacaGAGGGACCTCAAG AGCCCGGACAGCGAG ACCACGTATCCCTCTCGACGCTCCACCCACACCGACGACTCGGCCCTCTTGGTG GGAGAAGAACGAGGCGGACCGTCGCCCAGCG ACGGCGGCGTTCCCTCCCGCGGTGGCGGCGGCCTGCGTCCGGAGAGCTTCCTGTACCGCCTGGGCCAACGAGAAGAGAAGAAAAGGG GGGACGGGCAAACTTTGcctcagcagcagcaacagcaaggGGCGGAAGCCACGTCGTCCGCCTCGGGACACGACGGCGTGCTGGTGGAGCGGCTCAGGAAG AACATCGAGAGCCGCCTGAAGGTGTCGCTGCCGGCCGACCTCGGGGCGGCGCTGACGGACGGCGTGGTCTTGTGTCACCTGGCCAATCACGTGCGGCCACGATCGGTACCCAGCATACACGTGCCTTCCCCCGCCGTG CCCAAACTGACCATGGCTAAATGTCGGAGGAACGTGGAGAACTTCCTGGAGGCGTGTCGGAGGATGGGCGTGGCTCAG AGCGACTTGTGCCTGCCGCTCCACATCCTGGAGGAGCAAGGGCTCTCGCAGGTGGCCGCCACCGTCGGCGCGCTGCTGGACTTGGCCCCGCCCCGACACGCCGTCGCCAGCGGCGCCCCGTGA
- the kctd14 gene encoding BTB/POZ domain-containing protein KCTD14, whose amino-acid sequence MSQVDLKVGEDHWESASPHPGVLDLNVGGQIFCTSVGTLTKYPESKLAEWFAGPPALPRDGQGRYFLDRDGRHFGAILEFLRSGRLPVGDVRQVHKEAAFYNVQALVKRLEESPEMFGELVGRQQFLARVPHYKENIEVLIRMGRAEAVASRHSTVVICVLRTDEDLANYDAAAGGLRANKESVVRFGPWNVEPGAADLLDCVQRDICSRGYVVRIQPRVEKNFLARSYGFFHTLTFTWW is encoded by the exons ATGAGCCAAGTCGACCTCAAAGTTGGGGAGGATCATTGGGAAAGCGCGTCTCCA CACCCGGGCGTGCTCGACTTGAACGTGGGGGGCCAAATATTCTGCACCAGCGTGGGGACGCTGACCAAGTACCCGGAGTCCAAGCTGGCCGAGTGGTTCGCCGGACCCCCCGCGCTTCCCAGGGATGGGCAAGGGCGTTACTTCCTGGACCGCGACGGGCGGCACTTTGGGGCCATCCTGGAGTTCCTCAGGTCCGGACGCCTGCCCGTCGGCGACGTCCGGCAG GTTCACAAGGAAGCCGCCTTCTACAACGTCCAGGCGCTGGTCAAGCGTTTGGAGGAAAGTCCCGAGATGTTTGGCGAGCTGGTGGGCAGGCAGCAGTTCCTGGCCAGGGTTCCCCACTACAAGGAGAACATCGAG GTTCTCATCCGCATGGGTCGCGCCGAGGCGGTGGCTTCCCGCCACTCTACGGTGGTGATCTGCGTCCTGAGGACCGACGAGGACCTGGCCAACTATgacgccgccgccggcggcCTGCGGGCCAACAAGGAGTCGGTGGTGAGGTTCGGACCGTGGAACGTCGAGCCCGGCGCCGCCGACTTGCTGGACTGCGTTCAGAGGGACATTTGCAGTCGGGGCTACGTGGTCCGCATCCAACCTCGCGTGGAGAAGAACTTCCTGGCTCGAAGCTACGGCTTTTTCCACACGCTGACTTTCACCTGGTGGTGA
- the rps3 gene encoding small ribosomal subunit protein uS3, giving the protein MAVQISKKRKFVSDGIFKAELNEFLTRELAEDGYSGVEVRVTPSRTEIIILATRTQNVLGEKGRRIRELTAVVQKRFGFPVDTVELYAEKVATRGLCAIAQAESLRYKLLGGLAVRRACYGVLRFIMESGAKGCEVVVSGKLRGQRAKSMKFVDGLMIHSGDPVNYYVDTAVRHVLLRQGVLGIKVKIMLPWDPSGKIGPKKPLPDHVSIVEPKDEPLPTTPVSEQKGAKPDAPQGTTPVPTV; this is encoded by the exons ATGGCTGTGCAGATCTCCAAGAAGAGGAAG TTCGTCTCTGACGGAATTTTCAAGGCCGAGCTGAACGAGTTTCTGACTCGTGAACTGGCCGAGGATGGCTACTCGGGCGTGGAGGTGCGTGTCACCCCGAGCAGGACCGAGATCATCATCCTCGCCACCAG GACGCAAAACGTTTTGGGCGAGAAAGGCCGCCGCATCCGCGAGCTGACAGCCGTGGTCCAGAAGAGGTTCGGCTTCCCCGTGGACACCGTGGAG CTGTACGCCGAGAAGGTGGCGACCCGCGGCCTGTGCGCCATCGCTCAAGCCGAATCTCTGCGCTACAAGCTGCTGGGAGGCTTGGCCGTGCGAAG GGCGTGCTACGGCGTTCTGCGCTTCATCATGGAGAGCGGCGCCAAGGGCTGCGAGGTGGTGGTGTCGGGCAAGCTGAGGGGCCAGAGGGCCAAGTCCATGAAGTTCGTGGACGGCCTGATGATCCACAGCGGCGACCCGGTCAACTACTACGTGGACACGGCCGTGCGCCACGTCCTGCTGCGCCAGGGTGTCCTGGGCATCAAGGTGAAGATCATGCTCCCCTGGGACCCCAGCGGCAAGATCGGTCCCAAGAAGCCCCTGCCCGACCACGTCAGCATCGTGGAGCCCAAAGACGAGCCCCTGCCCACCACGCCCGTCTCGGAGCAGAAGGGCGCCAAGCCCGATGCGCCCCAGGGCACCACCCCCGTGCCCACCGTCTAG